A single region of the Massilia sp. erpn genome encodes:
- a CDS encoding Ig-like domain-containing protein, which yields MATVTEVKSTTLSGLNHIDALLGNLPNWNYLTSGGNNLYYTFSVAGGLETGNSAILSAPQAFSAAQQAATRTALNYLAQITGIKFTETNDTGLAQIHMANANINGSNTTGLDSSRYSYSYDGNNNVTKFTAATYVYLDNAEWAGMNANLTPGTQGYETLLHELGHALGLKHSFDGAIRLPAATDNTAYTLMSYTHAGGAHSTFGEYDLAALKWLYGGDGLGGALGVNSVGGGRYITGTSQADTLTGGAANDMLEGGAGNDILDGGAGIDTAFYSGARSTYKVTQTGASAWQVSGLEGTDTLKNIEQLRFSDGTVAIGSSTPITPTTPGTPLVDTIAPARPTLVFTKDGTATASGNHPTFSGVAEAGAKVEIFNGSTSLGVGKAAANGSWSITPVALANGNYHVTARATDAAGNVSEASLAKDFAVSSARNLTGTAGADRLVATSGGNYIDGGAGTDTVVYSGARANYSVEKTAYGFKVTDLFGNGGSDLLVRDERIQFKDVIITLDNTGIAAQANSANVLSFNQVSDVDVQLVGSHKHGGLHLHDLA from the coding sequence ATGGCAACCGTTACTGAAGTGAAAAGCACCACCCTCTCCGGCCTCAACCACATTGACGCGCTGTTGGGCAATTTACCGAACTGGAATTACCTTACCTCCGGCGGAAATAACCTGTATTACACCTTCTCCGTGGCGGGCGGACTGGAAACCGGCAACAGCGCGATCCTGAGCGCGCCGCAGGCATTCAGCGCCGCCCAGCAGGCCGCCACGCGTACCGCATTAAACTATCTGGCGCAAATCACCGGCATCAAGTTCACGGAAACCAATGACACCGGCCTGGCGCAGATCCATATGGCCAACGCCAACATCAATGGCAGCAATACCACCGGGCTGGACAGCTCGCGCTACAGCTACTCCTACGACGGCAACAACAACGTCACCAAGTTCACGGCCGCCACCTACGTTTATCTGGACAACGCCGAATGGGCCGGCATGAATGCCAATCTCACGCCCGGCACGCAAGGCTACGAAACGCTGTTGCACGAGCTGGGCCACGCGCTGGGCCTGAAGCACTCCTTCGATGGCGCGATCCGCTTGCCGGCCGCCACCGACAATACCGCCTACACGCTGATGTCCTACACCCATGCCGGCGGTGCGCATTCGACCTTCGGCGAATACGATCTGGCGGCCCTGAAGTGGCTGTACGGTGGCGATGGCCTGGGCGGCGCCCTGGGCGTCAATTCAGTCGGCGGCGGCCGCTACATCACCGGCACCAGCCAGGCCGATACGCTGACCGGCGGCGCTGCTAACGATATGCTGGAAGGCGGTGCAGGCAACGATATCCTGGACGGCGGCGCCGGCATCGATACCGCCTTCTACAGCGGCGCGCGCAGCACCTACAAGGTGACGCAGACCGGTGCTTCGGCGTGGCAGGTGAGCGGCCTGGAAGGGACCGATACCCTGAAAAATATCGAACAGCTGCGTTTCAGCGACGGCACGGTTGCCATCGGCAGCAGCACGCCCATTACGCCCACCACGCCTGGTACGCCGCTGGTGGATACCATCGCGCCGGCTCGCCCGACGCTGGTGTTCACCAAGGACGGCACGGCGACCGCCAGCGGCAACCACCCCACCTTCAGCGGTGTGGCGGAGGCAGGCGCCAAGGTGGAAATCTTCAACGGCAGCACCAGCCTGGGTGTAGGCAAGGCGGCCGCCAACGGCAGCTGGAGCATCACGCCCGTGGCGCTGGCCAACGGCAATTACCATGTGACGGCACGCGCCACCGACGCGGCAGGCAATGTGTCGGAAGCCTCGCTGGCGAAGGACTTTGCGGTATCGAGCGCGCGCAACCTGACCGGTACGGCGGGCGCCGACCGGCTGGTGGCCACCAGCGGCGGCAACTACATCGACGGCGGCGCCGGCACCGACACCGTGGTGTACTCGGGCGCGCGCGCCAACTACTCGGTCGAGAAGACCGCCTACGGCTTCAAGGTGACGGACCTGTTTGGCAACGGCGGCAGCGACCTGCTGGTGCGCGATGAACGCATCCAGTTCAAGGACGTGATCATTACGCTCGATAACACCGGTATTGCCGCACAGGCCAATAGCGCCAACGTCCTCTCCTTCAACCAGGTGTCGGACGTCGATGTGCAGCTGGTTGGCAGCCATAAGCACGGCGGTCTGCACCTGCACGATCTGGCATAA
- a CDS encoding methyl-accepting chemotaxis protein, whose amino-acid sequence MKIGNLKIGTRISCGYIIVLVLLLGVMLCGIQGMRDSNKSLHNIVDINIKKMELLQTMSESTHVVSRVIRTLALLQDEETAKREAAKITTAREKYNAAFDALQAMPLDAAGQALVAKIKEQQAAARQLNDQFLSLSKTSREEALQLLLQKAGPASQTWQEVIDEFRAHQKEKSQRDEAAAEQSYESNMTLMLGFSALAVAVSIAIAWTITRSISRPISQAVQVAQRVAAGHLDSRIEVHSSDETGQLLQALKEMNDSLVNIVGHVRGGADTIASASSEIANGNLDLSSRTEQQASSLEETVSSMEELASTVQQNVENARRGNQLAMSASETATRGGAAVGQVVETMGAISASSRKVVDIISVIEGIAFQTNILALNAAVEAARAGEQGRGFAVVAAEVRNLAQRSASAAKEINALISDSVAHVNKGEQLVDQAGSTMDEVLKSISNVNVIMGEIMTASEEQSAGIEQINQAICEMDQVTQQNAALVEEAAAAAASLEEQAAGLTHAVAVFKLDLAKTGNAGRQPGQQAKALALPWAA is encoded by the coding sequence ATGAAAATTGGCAATCTAAAAATCGGTACCCGCATCAGTTGCGGCTATATCATCGTGCTGGTGCTGCTGCTCGGCGTCATGCTGTGCGGCATCCAAGGCATGCGCGACTCGAACAAATCCCTGCACAACATCGTCGACATCAACATCAAGAAGATGGAACTGCTGCAGACGATGTCGGAATCCACCCACGTGGTTTCGCGCGTGATCCGCACCTTGGCCCTGCTGCAGGACGAAGAAACCGCCAAGCGTGAAGCTGCGAAAATCACTACGGCGCGCGAAAAATACAATGCCGCCTTCGACGCCCTGCAAGCCATGCCGCTGGATGCGGCCGGCCAGGCGCTGGTGGCCAAGATCAAGGAACAGCAGGCGGCTGCACGCCAGTTGAACGACCAGTTCCTGAGCCTGAGCAAAACCAGCCGCGAGGAAGCGCTCCAGCTCCTGCTGCAAAAAGCCGGCCCCGCTTCGCAAACCTGGCAGGAAGTCATCGACGAGTTCCGCGCCCATCAAAAAGAAAAAAGCCAGCGCGACGAAGCGGCGGCCGAACAGTCCTATGAGAGCAATATGACCTTGATGCTCGGCTTCTCGGCCTTGGCCGTCGCCGTCAGCATCGCCATCGCCTGGACCATCACGCGTTCGATCTCGCGCCCGATTTCGCAGGCGGTGCAGGTGGCGCAGCGGGTGGCCGCCGGCCATCTGGACAGCCGCATCGAAGTGCACTCCAGTGATGAAACGGGCCAGCTGCTGCAGGCGCTCAAGGAAATGAACGACAGCCTGGTCAACATCGTCGGCCATGTGCGCGGCGGCGCCGACACCATCGCCTCGGCCTCGTCGGAAATCGCCAACGGCAATCTGGATCTCTCCAGCCGCACCGAGCAGCAAGCCAGCTCGCTGGAAGAAACCGTCTCCTCAATGGAGGAACTGGCCAGCACCGTGCAGCAGAACGTCGAGAACGCGCGGCGCGGCAACCAGCTCGCCATGTCAGCCTCCGAAACCGCCACGCGCGGCGGCGCGGCTGTCGGCCAGGTGGTGGAAACCATGGGCGCCATCAGCGCCTCTTCGCGCAAGGTGGTGGACATTATCAGCGTCATCGAAGGCATCGCCTTCCAGACCAATATTCTGGCGCTGAACGCCGCGGTGGAAGCGGCGCGCGCCGGCGAGCAGGGACGCGGTTTTGCCGTCGTCGCGGCCGAGGTGCGCAATCTGGCGCAGCGCTCGGCTTCCGCCGCCAAGGAAATCAATGCGCTGATCAGCGATTCGGTCGCGCATGTGAACAAGGGCGAGCAACTGGTCGATCAAGCCGGCAGCACGATGGACGAGGTATTGAAGAGCATCAGCAACGTCAATGTCATCATGGGCGAGATCATGACGGCCAGCGAGGAACAAAGCGCTGGCATCGAACAGATCAACCAGGCCATCTGCGAAATGGACCAGGTAACGCAGCAGAACGCCGCCCTGGTCGAAGAAGCCGCCGCCGCCGCCGCTTCGCTGGAAGAGCAGGCTGCCGGCCTGACCCACGCCGTCGCCGTCTTCAAGCTCGACCTGGCCAAGACCGGCAACGCCGGCCGTCAGCCGGGCCAGCAGGCGAAAGCACTGGCTCTGCCTTGGGCCGCTTAA
- a CDS encoding DUF2272 domain-containing protein, giving the protein MARGISTNRNTGSLAACLQGEQIAFVCRYYSFTTKQPQKRLTPAEADQLLSANLALVAVYEDGPTAADYFSRARGEQDGKHAYAYARNVGQPTDSAIYFAVDYDATQQDVAGPITQYFQGVKAGLAASNPGQTPYPIGVYGSGRVCAAIKDKLQLATYAWLAESHGWAGHAAYTKPDIRQEVSVSKLCGLDGGADGDYEDNFASGSFGAFSSLVAPAAPAALPQPAAAPAAAAGASPFALKLKQLATDQFGLYHLYNETQSPLTEQIRTYWEELDMSFPGVQTPWSAVFVSWLMQMAGAAPGEFKVSNAHSRFVYWAIQNLKNNTGLFRAYPLTDYAPKIGDLIHNNRSGQTLTYSFASAHESYESHSAVVVERGRDGQGDYAVTIGGNEGNSVGRKRVALDSNGYVKQRAIEPYICVIQCLK; this is encoded by the coding sequence ATGGCACGCGGAATCTCAACCAATCGGAACACCGGCAGCCTTGCAGCCTGCCTGCAGGGCGAACAGATCGCCTTCGTCTGCCGCTACTACAGCTTTACCACCAAGCAGCCGCAAAAGCGCCTGACACCTGCGGAGGCGGACCAGCTGCTCTCGGCCAATCTCGCGCTCGTCGCCGTGTACGAGGACGGCCCCACCGCCGCCGATTATTTCAGCCGCGCCCGCGGGGAGCAGGACGGCAAGCACGCCTATGCCTACGCGCGCAATGTCGGCCAGCCCACCGACAGCGCGATTTACTTCGCGGTCGATTACGACGCCACGCAGCAAGATGTCGCCGGCCCGATCACGCAATACTTCCAGGGCGTGAAGGCCGGCCTGGCGGCCAGCAACCCGGGACAGACGCCCTACCCGATCGGCGTGTACGGCTCCGGCCGGGTATGCGCCGCCATCAAGGATAAGCTGCAACTGGCGACATATGCCTGGCTCGCCGAATCGCACGGCTGGGCTGGCCATGCAGCCTATACCAAGCCCGATATCCGGCAAGAGGTCTCCGTCAGCAAGCTCTGCGGCCTGGACGGAGGCGCAGACGGCGATTACGAAGATAACTTTGCCAGCGGCAGCTTCGGCGCCTTTTCCAGCCTGGTCGCTCCCGCCGCCCCGGCTGCCCTGCCCCAGCCGGCGGCAGCGCCGGCTGCCGCCGCTGGCGCCTCGCCCTTTGCACTCAAACTCAAGCAGCTCGCCACCGATCAATTCGGTCTCTACCACTTGTATAACGAAACCCAATCCCCCCTTACAGAACAGATACGGACTTATTGGGAAGAGCTGGACATGAGCTTTCCTGGCGTGCAAACGCCCTGGTCCGCCGTCTTCGTCTCCTGGCTGATGCAGATGGCGGGCGCCGCTCCCGGCGAGTTCAAAGTATCGAACGCGCACTCGCGCTTTGTGTATTGGGCCATCCAGAACCTGAAGAACAACACCGGCCTGTTCCGGGCCTATCCGCTGACGGACTATGCGCCCAAGATCGGCGATCTCATCCACAACAACCGCAGCGGGCAAACCCTGACTTATTCCTTTGCGTCCGCCCACGAATCATATGAAAGCCACTCGGCGGTCGTGGTTGAGCGCGGCAGGGATGGGCAAGGCGACTATGCGGTCACGATCGGCGGCAATGAAGGCAATAGCGTGGGGCGCAAGCGCGTCGCGCTCGACTCGAACGGCTATGTGAAGCAAAGAGCGATCGAACCGTATATTTGCGTAATCCAGTGCCTGAAATAA